The Stratiformator vulcanicus genome has a segment encoding these proteins:
- a CDS encoding sialate O-acetylesterase: protein MLSRWLITAAICLSTALPASAELKLPSIFSDNMVVQGDAPIHVWGEAEAGANVSVDLTLNWKSSNTASSSTRSHSTVAGDDGHWKVELNPIEFAPEDATASGSLTVKSGNDSATFNNVLLGDVWICSGQSNMGWQVRNSNNAKEEIANAANPNIRLFTVKKVTSLEPVDDVEGTWVECSPQTVPTFSAVGYFFGREMQQHLDRPIGLINTSWGGTPSEAWTSKEMIEQVEEFDPLVARWNEIARRAEAGNPQLFRGKPLDGNNPHRPANIYNAMIHPLIPFTIKGAIWYQGESNATRAHQYRTIFPAMITDWRKNWGQGDFPFILVQLANWKQRSENPYESPWAELREAQSDTLEKLPNTGMAVTIDIGEADDIHPRNKQDVGKRLALAARKVAYGEDIVHSGPTFKSFKAEGSQAKVQFENTGSGLMTQGDELLQFEVAEGDGRFVFADAEIVDSETVVVTAPKDSNIESIDAIRYAWAENPQATLYNREGLPAVPFRTDDRKGATFGKE, encoded by the coding sequence ATGCTGAGCCGCTGGCTGATCACCGCCGCCATTTGCCTATCCACCGCCCTGCCCGCGTCCGCAGAACTGAAGTTGCCGTCGATCTTCAGCGACAACATGGTCGTTCAAGGCGACGCTCCCATCCACGTGTGGGGCGAAGCCGAAGCAGGTGCCAATGTTTCCGTCGACCTCACGCTGAACTGGAAGTCTTCGAATACCGCTTCCAGCAGCACTCGGTCTCACTCCACAGTGGCGGGCGATGACGGCCACTGGAAGGTTGAGCTCAATCCGATCGAATTTGCGCCAGAGGACGCCACGGCGTCCGGCTCATTGACGGTCAAGTCGGGAAACGACTCCGCGACCTTCAACAATGTTTTGTTGGGCGACGTTTGGATTTGCTCCGGCCAGTCGAACATGGGTTGGCAGGTCCGAAATTCGAATAACGCCAAGGAAGAGATCGCGAACGCCGCCAATCCAAACATCCGGCTCTTCACGGTTAAGAAAGTGACATCGCTCGAGCCGGTCGACGATGTCGAGGGCACCTGGGTCGAGTGTTCGCCCCAGACCGTGCCGACCTTCTCAGCAGTCGGCTACTTCTTCGGTCGCGAAATGCAGCAGCATCTGGATCGACCGATCGGGCTGATCAACACGTCATGGGGCGGCACACCGAGCGAAGCCTGGACGAGCAAGGAAATGATTGAGCAGGTCGAAGAATTCGATCCGCTCGTCGCGCGCTGGAACGAAATCGCCCGAAGAGCCGAAGCGGGCAATCCCCAGTTGTTCCGGGGCAAACCGCTCGACGGCAACAACCCGCACCGCCCGGCCAATATCTACAACGCCATGATTCACCCGCTGATCCCGTTCACGATCAAGGGCGCCATTTGGTATCAGGGCGAGTCCAACGCCACGCGGGCTCACCAATATCGCACGATTTTCCCCGCGATGATTACAGATTGGCGGAAGAACTGGGGTCAGGGTGATTTCCCGTTCATCCTTGTGCAGTTGGCGAATTGGAAGCAGCGAAGTGAGAACCCATACGAAAGTCCGTGGGCGGAACTTCGCGAAGCGCAGTCGGACACCCTCGAGAAACTGCCGAACACCGGCATGGCGGTCACGATCGATATCGGCGAAGCCGACGACATTCACCCGCGGAACAAGCAGGATGTCGGCAAACGACTCGCACTCGCCGCTCGCAAAGTCGCCTACGGCGAAGACATCGTTCACAGCGGCCCGACGTTTAAAAGCTTCAAGGCTGAGGGGTCGCAGGCAAAGGTTCAATTCGAGAACACCGGCTCCGGCTTGATGACCCAGGGAGACGAGTTGCTTCAATTCGAGGTCGCTGAAGGCGACGGACGATTCGTCTTCGCCGACGCGGAAATCGTCGATTCGGAAACGGTCGTCGTCACTGCACCAAAGGACTCGAACATCGAGTCGATCGACGCGATCCGGTATGCCTGGGCAGAGAATCCTCAGGCGACGCTATATAACCGTGAAGGACTCCCGGCCGTGCCCTTCCGGACCGACGATCGCAAAGGGGCCACGTTCGGAAAAGAGTGA